A window of Desulforhopalus sp. contains these coding sequences:
- a CDS encoding TetR/AcrR family transcriptional regulator, with translation MLTQLSGDIHARLEKAVLEIFSESDFHKASIRDIAARAGVSFTTIYKHYGSKERLVFAFVDIWMGKLTDRIVDHLQGIENLKEKLRKVFWLQLDYYERHEGLGRIVFMTLPMKTWMADETFDQPRMMSLMIDVLKQGQEEGILNPQVRASTLLDFLMGFVQRSFFMWILRGKKGSLSEQANVMFEMVWQGMANPQKLLQSANM, from the coding sequence ATGTTAACTCAATTGAGTGGAGACATCCACGCAAGACTTGAAAAAGCGGTTCTGGAGATTTTTTCAGAATCCGACTTTCACAAGGCTTCTATCCGCGATATTGCCGCAAGGGCCGGGGTCAGTTTTACCACCATTTATAAGCACTATGGCAGCAAAGAAAGATTGGTGTTCGCCTTTGTTGATATTTGGATGGGTAAGCTAACTGACCGCATTGTTGATCATCTACAGGGAATCGAAAATCTTAAGGAAAAACTGCGAAAGGTTTTCTGGTTGCAGCTCGATTATTACGAACGCCATGAAGGTCTGGGCAGAATAGTGTTCATGACCCTGCCGATGAAGACTTGGATGGCCGATGAGACTTTTGACCAGCCACGAATGATGTCGCTGATGATCGATGTCCTTAAACAGGGCCAGGAGGAAGGTATTCTCAACCCCCAGGTCCGAGCCTCGACCCTTCTTGATTTTCTTATGGGGTTCGTGCAACGAAGCTTTTTCATGTGGATTCTCCGCGGCAAGAAAGGCAGCCTTTCCGAACAGGCCAACGTCATGTTTGAAATGGTCTGGCAAGGCATGGCCAATCCACAAAAACTCCTACAAAGCGCTAACATGTAA
- the mce gene encoding methylmalonyl-CoA epimerase, translating into MEILKIDHLGIAVNSIEDGKNFWSEVLGLKFEGAETVEAQKVTTAFFPVGESEVELLESTSPDGPVAKFIEKKGAGLQHIAFRVANIEDALAELKAKGIQLIDQQPRLGAGGAKIAFLHPKATGGVLVELCQRDQ; encoded by the coding sequence ATGGAAATTCTGAAGATTGACCACCTGGGCATAGCTGTCAACAGCATCGAAGATGGAAAGAATTTTTGGTCCGAGGTCCTAGGTCTCAAGTTCGAGGGCGCCGAAACAGTCGAGGCCCAGAAAGTTACCACGGCCTTTTTCCCGGTTGGCGAAAGCGAGGTTGAGCTTCTGGAATCAACCTCACCCGATGGTCCCGTAGCAAAATTCATCGAAAAAAAAGGAGCAGGCCTACAACACATTGCCTTCCGGGTAGCCAATATTGAAGATGCCTTAGCTGAGTTGAAGGCAAAAGGCATCCAGCTGATCGACCAGCAGCCGCGCCTCGGTGCCGGTGGAGCGAAGATTGCTTTCCTCCACCCCAAGGCTACTGGTGGTGTTCTTGTTGAACTTTGTCAACGCGACCAATAA
- the scpA gene encoding methylmalonyl-CoA mutase: MAQHPKLPKWTEIAEKQMKGKSIETLSWMTPEGIKVKPLYTAEDLEGMESVNTLPGMAPYVRGPMATMYTGRPWTIRQYAGFSTAKESNAFYHKALAAGQKGLSVAFDLATHRGYDSDHPRVAGDIGKAGVAIDSVEDMKILFNGIPLDQMSVSMTMNGAVIPILAGYIVAAEEQGVAHDKLEGTIQNDILKEYLTRNTYIYPPTPSMRIISDIMAFCSKEMPKYNTISISGYHMMEAGANSVLQTAFTLADGVEYVKAALKSGMDVDTFAPRLSFFFGIGMNFFMDIAMLRAARFLWYRLMSQFNPKNPKSSMLRTHCQTSGWSLTEQDPYNNIIRTTLEAMSAALGGTQSLHTNSFDEAIGLPTDFSARIARNTQIIIQEESQICHVVDPLGGSYYVESLTSSIVNESLKIINEIEKLGGMAKAIESGMPKMRIEESAARKQARIDQGLDVIVGVNKYKLANEKIDFEVREVPASVRDEQIARINEIKASRDKAAVERALTDLTNAAKNGGNLLEAALPAVRARATVGEISDAMESVFGRFVATTRCISGAYSSEYQGDNNVITSIKQRTSNFLEKQGRRPRLLVTKMGQDGHDRGFKVVASAYADLGFDVDISPMFQTPEEAAKMAIENDVHVIGASSLAAGHKSLIPALIDELQKIGGGEIIVVAGGVIPPGDYDYLYNAGVKAIFGPGTPIPESADKTLALLEEKYLK; this comes from the coding sequence ATGGCACAGCATCCAAAACTTCCCAAATGGACTGAAATTGCAGAAAAACAGATGAAGGGCAAATCCATCGAAACCCTTTCATGGATGACTCCCGAAGGAATTAAAGTCAAGCCGCTTTATACCGCCGAAGATCTTGAGGGAATGGAATCAGTCAACACCCTTCCCGGCATGGCCCCCTATGTCCGGGGCCCCATGGCTACCATGTACACCGGGCGACCGTGGACCATCCGTCAGTATGCCGGCTTCTCAACTGCCAAGGAATCCAACGCCTTTTACCATAAGGCGCTGGCAGCCGGACAAAAAGGCCTGTCGGTTGCCTTCGACCTCGCAACCCACAGGGGTTATGATTCCGACCATCCACGAGTTGCCGGAGACATTGGTAAAGCCGGTGTTGCCATTGATTCTGTTGAGGACATGAAAATTCTCTTCAACGGTATCCCTCTCGATCAGATGTCGGTGTCGATGACCATGAACGGCGCGGTTATCCCCATTCTCGCGGGATATATTGTTGCCGCTGAGGAACAGGGTGTTGCTCACGATAAGCTTGAAGGTACCATCCAAAACGATATCCTCAAAGAATACCTTACCCGCAACACCTACATCTATCCGCCCACGCCCTCGATGCGGATCATCTCCGACATCATGGCCTTTTGTTCAAAGGAAATGCCAAAATACAATACAATCAGCATCAGCGGCTACCACATGATGGAGGCGGGTGCCAACAGCGTCCTGCAAACCGCCTTTACTTTGGCAGATGGCGTCGAGTACGTAAAGGCCGCCTTGAAGAGCGGCATGGATGTTGATACCTTTGCCCCACGGCTTTCCTTCTTTTTCGGCATTGGTATGAATTTCTTCATGGATATCGCCATGCTGCGAGCCGCCCGCTTTCTCTGGTATCGGCTGATGAGTCAATTCAACCCGAAAAACCCCAAATCGTCGATGCTGCGCACCCATTGTCAGACTTCGGGATGGAGCCTGACCGAGCAAGATCCATACAACAACATCATTCGTACCACCCTTGAGGCGATGTCCGCGGCACTCGGCGGCACCCAATCCCTGCATACCAACTCCTTTGATGAAGCCATAGGCCTGCCCACCGATTTTTCCGCCCGTATTGCCCGCAACACCCAGATAATCATCCAGGAAGAATCACAAATCTGTCACGTTGTTGACCCCCTGGGCGGTTCCTATTATGTGGAGTCCCTCACCAGCAGTATCGTTAATGAATCGCTGAAGATAATTAACGAAATTGAAAAATTAGGAGGGATGGCCAAGGCGATTGAAAGTGGCATGCCGAAGATGCGCATAGAGGAATCCGCAGCCCGCAAACAGGCCCGGATCGACCAAGGTCTTGACGTCATCGTCGGCGTCAACAAATACAAGCTGGCCAATGAAAAAATCGACTTCGAGGTTCGTGAGGTACCGGCTTCGGTACGTGACGAACAGATTGCCCGCATTAATGAAATTAAAGCAAGCCGTGATAAGGCCGCAGTCGAAAGAGCCCTGACCGACCTTACCAATGCTGCGAAAAACGGCGGTAATCTCCTTGAAGCAGCCCTCCCGGCGGTACGAGCCAGGGCCACAGTGGGCGAGATCTCAGACGCCATGGAGTCGGTCTTCGGCCGTTTTGTTGCTACCACCCGCTGCATCTCCGGCGCTTATTCCTCCGAGTACCAAGGCGACAACAATGTTATCACTTCGATAAAACAACGAACCTCCAACTTCCTCGAAAAACAAGGCCGCCGCCCTCGCCTCCTGGTAACCAAGATGGGCCAGGATGGCCACGATCGCGGCTTCAAGGTCGTTGCCAGTGCCTATGCCGACCTCGGCTTTGATGTCGATATCAGCCCAATGTTTCAAACACCTGAAGAAGCTGCGAAAATGGCCATCGAAAACGATGTCCACGTTATTGGTGCCTCAAGTCTTGCAGCTGGTCACAAGTCGCTTATCCCCGCACTGATTGACGAGTTGCAGAAGATTGGCGGAGGTGAGATTATTGTTGTCGCAGGCGGTGTCATTCCTCCTGGCGATTACGATTACCTTTATAATGCCGGGGTGAAGGCAATTTTTGGACCGGGCACACCGATCCCGGAGTCAGCCGACAAGACCCTCGCCTTACTTGAGGAGAAATATCTTAAATAG
- the meaB gene encoding methylmalonyl Co-A mutase-associated GTPase MeaB: protein MLIDPQYYVTGVINRDRLALAKTITLIESTLPVHQKLARTIIDMLLPYTGHGIRVGITGVPGAGKSTCIESFGTMLTELGHRVAVLAIDPSSSRSGGSILGDKTRMEKLAVNKNAFIRPSPSSGTLGGVGRKTRETMLVCEAAGFDVVIVETVGVGQSETTVASMVDFFLVLMIAGAGDELQGIKKGVLEVADAIVINKADGDNLLRAELAQKEYQAALHMLMPNSPNWTPPVLTCSSLEKTGINSIWETIKEHREKLSASGEMAEKRKTQALEWMAFLLDEGLRQWFYATPYVREVLPALRKSVEKSETSASAAADTLLAFLQGLGKEQ from the coding sequence ATGTTAATAGATCCCCAATATTATGTGACTGGCGTGATCAACCGTGACCGCCTGGCTCTGGCCAAGACCATCACACTGATCGAAAGTACTCTTCCAGTCCATCAAAAACTGGCTAGAACCATTATTGATATGTTGTTGCCGTATACCGGCCATGGCATCCGCGTCGGCATAACTGGTGTTCCCGGTGCGGGAAAAAGTACCTGTATCGAGAGTTTTGGCACGATGCTCACTGAGCTCGGTCACCGGGTGGCAGTGCTTGCCATCGACCCCAGCAGCAGTCGAAGCGGCGGCAGTATTCTCGGTGACAAAACCCGCATGGAAAAACTGGCGGTAAATAAGAACGCCTTTATCCGGCCCTCGCCGTCCAGCGGCACCCTCGGCGGCGTCGGTAGAAAAACTCGAGAAACCATGCTTGTCTGCGAGGCGGCTGGCTTTGATGTGGTGATTGTTGAGACGGTTGGTGTCGGCCAATCAGAGACCACAGTGGCCTCAATGGTCGATTTCTTCTTGGTGTTGATGATTGCCGGAGCGGGCGACGAACTGCAAGGAATCAAGAAGGGAGTGTTGGAGGTTGCCGACGCCATTGTCATCAATAAGGCCGACGGTGATAATTTATTGCGGGCGGAACTGGCTCAAAAGGAGTATCAGGCGGCACTGCACATGCTCATGCCAAACAGCCCGAACTGGACGCCTCCGGTTCTCACCTGCAGTTCTCTGGAAAAAACGGGCATTAATAGCATCTGGGAAACCATCAAGGAACACCGCGAGAAGCTCTCTGCCAGCGGCGAAATGGCCGAAAAGCGTAAAACCCAAGCCCTCGAATGGATGGCCTTTCTCCTCGACGAAGGGCTTCGTCAGTGGTTCTACGCTACTCCCTATGTTCGTGAAGTCCTGCCTGCCCTGCGAAAAAGCGTCGAGAAAAGCGAGACCTCAGCTTCCGCAGCAGCCGACACCCTTCTCGCTTTTTTGCAAGGTCTTGGAAAGGAGCAATAA
- a CDS encoding gamma carbonic anhydrase family protein, whose translation MIIRELNGHTPKFGANCFLAENAVVVGDVVMGDQCSVWYNAVIRGDVHYIRMGNKVNIQDGAVVHCTYQKSPTNIGNNVSVGHNAIVHGCTIHDNVLVGMGAIVMDDCVVESNSIIAAGAVVTQGTQVEAGTIYAGVPARKVKDISRELISGEIERIANNYIKYAGWYKAE comes from the coding sequence ATGATCATACGAGAGTTAAACGGCCATACCCCGAAGTTTGGTGCGAATTGTTTCCTGGCGGAGAACGCGGTAGTCGTCGGTGATGTGGTGATGGGTGACCAATGCAGCGTCTGGTACAACGCGGTTATTCGCGGCGATGTACACTACATCAGGATGGGCAATAAGGTGAACATCCAGGATGGAGCAGTCGTTCACTGTACCTATCAGAAGTCACCGACCAACATCGGCAACAATGTCTCAGTCGGCCATAATGCTATCGTCCATGGTTGTACAATCCACGATAACGTTCTCGTCGGGATGGGTGCTATCGTCATGGATGATTGTGTGGTCGAGAGCAATTCGATCATAGCTGCCGGCGCTGTGGTTACCCAGGGCACACAGGTTGAAGCTGGGACCATCTATGCCGGAGTGCCGGCCAGGAAGGTCAAGGATATCAGTCGCGAGCTGATATCGGGGGAAATCGAAAGGATAGCAAATAATTATATCAAATACGCCGGCTGGTATAAAGCTGAGTAG
- a CDS encoding pyruvate carboxylase subunit B — protein MSDQVKMTPLNYSADRPKAKNPVKIMDLSLRDGHQSLFATRGRTEDMIPVAELMDEVGFWAIETWGGATFDTMHRFLNEDPWQRLRTLKRYIKKTPFSMLLRAQNLVGYRNYADDLALAFVDRAAENGMDVFRTFDALNDYRNFETVVKQIKKSGKHFQGCICYTLTEPRLGGEVYNLEYYTDRAKALESMGADSVCIKDMAGLLAPYDAYPLIKALKKAVKVPIHLHSHFTSGMSPMTHLKAIEAGVDIIDTCMTPYAYRTSHAAVEPLVMALLGTNRDTGFDIKKLAEINDIFEKQVMPKYKHLLDDSKVSIIDINVLLHQTPGGMLSNLVNQLREMDALDKIDEVYKELPRVRKDLGQIPLVTPTSQIVGVQTVNNVLHDTPGERYKMITGQVKDLCYGLYGKTAVPINAELQAKALKGYPRGEKPITCRPAEVLEPELAKAKAEIGDLAKDADDLILYAQFPVTGKKFLEWKYGKAEVPASVKPISIEDVKKREELVKKALAGKLVEKKVVEIPPKSQAARTFNVFIDDEFFAVEVDPVGNAHLVQPQQPVAAAPVHTPAPLVAAAPAKAPTPAPEAAPQGDGTVLLAPMPGMIVKYLVKAGDSVKKGDTLVILEAMKMENALTAPCDGVVQGVKFASGDTVAKGAVLCIIG, from the coding sequence ATGAGCGATCAAGTGAAGATGACCCCGTTGAACTATTCCGCCGATAGGCCCAAGGCAAAGAATCCTGTGAAGATTATGGATCTGTCGTTGCGGGATGGCCATCAGTCCCTTTTCGCGACCCGTGGGCGAACGGAGGATATGATCCCGGTTGCCGAACTGATGGATGAAGTCGGCTTTTGGGCGATTGAGACCTGGGGTGGAGCGACCTTTGACACCATGCACCGCTTTCTCAATGAAGACCCCTGGCAGCGCTTGCGAACCTTGAAGCGCTATATCAAAAAGACTCCCTTCTCCATGCTGCTGAGAGCGCAAAACCTGGTTGGTTATCGCAATTATGCCGATGATTTGGCCCTGGCCTTTGTTGACCGTGCGGCGGAAAACGGTATGGATGTTTTCCGGACCTTCGATGCCTTGAATGATTACCGCAATTTTGAGACGGTAGTTAAACAAATTAAAAAGAGCGGTAAGCATTTCCAAGGTTGCATCTGCTACACCCTGACCGAACCACGTCTCGGTGGGGAGGTCTATAATCTCGAATATTATACCGATAGAGCCAAGGCCCTGGAGTCGATGGGGGCTGATTCGGTATGTATCAAGGATATGGCTGGGCTCCTTGCTCCCTACGATGCGTATCCGCTTATCAAAGCCCTGAAAAAAGCGGTCAAGGTTCCAATTCACCTGCACAGCCACTTTACCTCAGGGATGTCGCCGATGACCCACCTCAAGGCCATCGAGGCCGGTGTTGATATTATCGATACCTGCATGACTCCCTACGCCTATCGCACATCCCATGCCGCGGTTGAGCCACTGGTCATGGCCCTTTTAGGCACCAACCGTGACACTGGGTTTGATATTAAAAAGCTTGCTGAAATTAATGACATCTTTGAGAAACAGGTGATGCCGAAATATAAGCATCTGCTTGATGATTCAAAGGTATCAATAATTGACATCAATGTATTATTGCATCAGACCCCAGGTGGCATGCTGTCGAACCTGGTCAATCAGTTGCGAGAGATGGATGCTCTGGATAAAATTGATGAGGTGTATAAAGAATTGCCGCGGGTGCGCAAGGATCTCGGCCAGATTCCTCTTGTCACCCCAACCAGCCAGATCGTCGGCGTCCAGACAGTCAATAATGTTTTGCACGATACCCCCGGTGAGCGCTACAAAATGATCACCGGCCAGGTGAAGGATCTCTGCTATGGTCTCTATGGCAAGACGGCCGTGCCCATCAATGCCGAGTTGCAGGCAAAGGCCCTGAAGGGATATCCGCGCGGCGAGAAGCCAATCACCTGCCGTCCAGCAGAGGTTTTGGAGCCGGAACTGGCCAAAGCCAAGGCTGAGATTGGTGATTTAGCCAAGGATGCCGATGATCTCATCCTCTATGCCCAATTCCCCGTTACCGGCAAAAAATTTCTCGAATGGAAGTATGGTAAAGCCGAGGTTCCGGCGAGCGTCAAGCCGATCTCCATTGAAGACGTCAAGAAAAGGGAAGAATTGGTGAAAAAGGCCCTGGCGGGCAAGCTTGTCGAGAAGAAGGTGGTTGAGATTCCGCCAAAATCACAGGCAGCAAGAACCTTCAATGTCTTCATCGATGACGAGTTTTTTGCCGTTGAGGTTGATCCCGTGGGTAACGCCCATTTGGTACAGCCTCAGCAGCCAGTTGCTGCAGCACCCGTTCATACCCCTGCACCTTTGGTTGCGGCTGCTCCCGCCAAGGCTCCGACTCCAGCCCCGGAGGCTGCTCCTCAGGGCGATGGCACGGTTCTTCTTGCACCAATGCCCGGAATGATTGTTAAATACCTGGTAAAGGCTGGAGACTCTGTGAAAAAAGGTGACACGCTTGTTATTCTTGAAGCGATGAAGATGGAAAATGCCCTCACCGCCCCCTGTGATGGAGTAGTGCAGGGTGTCAAGTTTGCCAGCGGAGACACAGTGGCAAAAGGCGCCGTTTTGTGTATTATTGGTTAA
- a CDS encoding antibiotic biosynthesis monooxygenase produces MTVKIFIKRKVHDNNVVELTLLLKKLRALTLEQPGYLSGETFNRIDKKDECMVVSTWRSVEDWNGWVNNPKRIEVQAEIDKLLGEETEYAMYSV; encoded by the coding sequence ATGACTGTGAAGATTTTTATTAAACGCAAGGTGCATGACAATAATGTAGTGGAGTTGACGCTCCTCCTTAAAAAACTGCGGGCGCTCACTTTGGAACAACCTGGTTATCTTTCAGGGGAAACCTTCAATAGAATAGACAAAAAAGATGAGTGTATGGTCGTCAGTACATGGCGCTCGGTTGAAGATTGGAACGGCTGGGTGAATAATCCTAAGCGCATAGAGGTGCAGGCGGAAATTGATAAACTGCTTGGCGAGGAAACCGAATACGCCATGTACAGCGTCTAG
- a CDS encoding acyl-CoA carboxylase subunit beta encodes MKTDDQLEHLKKLRDEACLGGGQARIDKQHEKGLMTARERIDLLLDKGSFEEFDMFKTHRCRDFGMDKQVFLGDGVVTGHGTVDGRTVYVFAQDFTVLGGSLSETFAEKICKIMDLAMKNGAPVVGLNDSGGARIQEGIESLAGYSEIFQRNVMASGVIPQISAIFGPCAGGAVYSPALTDFVVMVQKQSYMFLTGPKVVKSVTHEDVNEETLGGAAMHASRSGVVDYPAGSGADAIAYVRRLLSFLPQNNMENPPIVPCADPANREISPLNHIIPENPNAAYDMKDVILQTVDNQDFFEVKANFAPNLLVGFARYNGMSVGIVANQPAHLSGVLDIDSSVKGARFVRFCDCFNIPVVTFVDVPGFLPGTAQEYGGVIRNGAKILYAFAEATIPKVTVITRKAYGGAYCVMSSKHLRGDINYAWPTAEIAVMGARGAVGVLYGKDARKSPDPSAFLAEKEKEYQDTVANPYVAAQRGYIDDIIEPSKTRARIIKALAILQNKRDTNPMKKHGNIPL; translated from the coding sequence ATGAAGACTGATGACCAACTTGAGCATTTGAAAAAACTCAGAGACGAAGCCTGTTTGGGTGGAGGTCAGGCGAGAATCGATAAACAGCACGAAAAAGGTTTGATGACCGCCAGAGAGCGCATCGACCTGCTCTTAGACAAGGGTTCGTTTGAAGAATTCGATATGTTTAAGACCCATCGTTGCCGGGATTTCGGCATGGATAAGCAGGTTTTTCTAGGTGACGGTGTAGTTACTGGACACGGCACCGTCGACGGGCGGACGGTTTATGTCTTTGCCCAGGATTTTACAGTGCTTGGTGGCTCGCTATCGGAAACATTTGCCGAAAAAATCTGTAAGATAATGGATCTCGCCATGAAGAACGGCGCACCAGTTGTCGGATTGAATGATTCCGGCGGGGCACGCATTCAGGAGGGCATCGAGAGCCTTGCCGGTTATTCGGAGATTTTTCAGCGCAATGTCATGGCCTCTGGGGTGATTCCGCAGATTTCTGCGATATTTGGCCCCTGTGCCGGTGGTGCGGTATATTCGCCGGCCCTTACCGACTTTGTCGTCATGGTGCAGAAACAGTCGTATATGTTTCTTACCGGGCCAAAGGTCGTCAAGTCGGTGACCCATGAAGATGTCAACGAGGAAACACTAGGCGGGGCGGCAATGCATGCGAGCCGTAGCGGGGTGGTTGACTATCCGGCAGGATCTGGTGCCGATGCCATTGCCTATGTTCGCCGCTTGCTCTCCTTTTTGCCGCAGAACAACATGGAAAATCCTCCGATCGTTCCCTGCGCCGATCCGGCTAATCGGGAAATTTCCCCTCTCAATCATATTATCCCTGAAAATCCTAATGCTGCTTATGACATGAAGGATGTCATACTGCAAACGGTTGACAATCAGGACTTCTTTGAGGTCAAGGCAAACTTCGCGCCAAATCTCTTGGTAGGGTTTGCCCGGTACAACGGTATGAGTGTTGGGATAGTTGCCAATCAACCCGCCCATCTTTCCGGCGTTCTCGATATCGATTCCTCGGTGAAAGGGGCTCGCTTTGTCCGGTTCTGCGATTGTTTTAACATTCCGGTTGTTACCTTTGTCGATGTTCCGGGGTTTTTGCCGGGTACTGCCCAGGAATATGGTGGAGTCATCCGCAACGGCGCAAAAATTCTCTACGCCTTTGCCGAGGCAACCATTCCCAAAGTGACTGTAATTACCAGGAAGGCCTACGGGGGGGCATACTGCGTCATGTCCTCGAAGCATCTGCGTGGCGATATCAATTATGCCTGGCCAACTGCCGAGATAGCGGTCATGGGCGCGCGTGGTGCCGTCGGTGTGCTGTATGGCAAGGATGCGCGAAAATCTCCCGATCCCAGCGCATTTCTTGCCGAAAAGGAGAAGGAGTACCAGGATACGGTAGCCAATCCCTACGTAGCTGCTCAGCGCGGTTACATAGACGATATTATCGAGCCGTCGAAAACTCGGGCAAGGATCATCAAAGCGTTGGCTATACTCCAGAATAAGCGTGATACCAATCCGATGAAGAAGCATGGCAATATACCATTATAA
- the sucD gene encoding succinate--CoA ligase subunit alpha, giving the protein MSIFVDSKTRVLVQGITGKEGQFHTQQCIAYGTNVVAGVTPGKGGQKMDAVPVFNTVQEAREKTGANAAMILVPPPFAADAILESVDAGIELIVCITEGVPVMDMLRVKNYLAIKQVRLIGPNCPGIITPGECKIGIMPAAIHTPGGPVGVVSRSGTLTYEVVHQLTQVGLGQTTCVGIGGDPVNGTGFIDCLKAFNDDPATEAVVMVGEIGGNAEEQASAWIKANMKKPVVGFIAGLTAPPGRRMGHAGAIVSGGQGTATAKIEAMQACGISVCKDLGSLGRLCKEVFI; this is encoded by the coding sequence ATGAGCATTTTCGTAGATTCAAAAACGCGTGTTCTCGTGCAGGGGATTACCGGCAAGGAGGGGCAATTCCACACCCAACAGTGCATTGCCTACGGCACCAATGTGGTAGCCGGGGTAACACCGGGTAAAGGTGGCCAGAAGATGGATGCGGTGCCGGTTTTTAACACCGTTCAGGAGGCCCGAGAAAAAACCGGAGCCAATGCGGCGATGATCCTCGTTCCACCCCCCTTTGCCGCCGATGCCATTCTTGAGTCGGTGGATGCCGGGATAGAATTGATTGTCTGCATTACCGAGGGCGTGCCGGTAATGGACATGCTGCGGGTGAAAAACTACCTGGCAATCAAACAGGTGCGACTCATCGGTCCTAACTGCCCAGGTATCATTACTCCCGGTGAATGCAAGATAGGGATAATGCCTGCTGCCATTCATACCCCCGGTGGACCAGTTGGTGTCGTATCCCGTTCCGGGACCTTGACCTATGAGGTCGTTCACCAGCTGACCCAAGTCGGCCTCGGCCAGACAACTTGTGTTGGAATTGGTGGTGACCCGGTCAATGGCACGGGTTTTATTGATTGTCTTAAGGCATTTAACGATGATCCGGCAACCGAGGCAGTCGTTATGGTTGGCGAAATCGGTGGAAACGCGGAGGAGCAGGCCTCAGCATGGATTAAGGCCAATATGAAGAAGCCGGTGGTGGGTTTCATTGCCGGACTTACCGCACCGCCAGGAAGGCGGATGGGGCATGCCGGGGCCATCGTCAGTGGCGGGCAAGGTACGGCCACCGCTAAAATCGAGGCTATGCAAGCCTGCGGCATCTCTGTATGCAAAGATCTTGGCTCTCTGGGGCGCCTCTGTAAAGAAGTCTTTATTTGA
- the sucC gene encoding ADP-forming succinate--CoA ligase subunit beta has protein sequence MKIHEYQAKELFRKYKVPTPEGGVSTTIEGVENIAAELGLPVAVKAQIHAGGRGKGGGVKVARSSDEVTKAAKAILGMTLVTKQTGPEGRLVKTILVEKGVAIKKEMYLSIVPDRSTATVTIIASQDGGMDIEEVAAKTPERIIKVQVNPLIGIRGYHVARMMFGLELPKEVMKEFSAILRNLYNLFVDYDCSLVEINPLIITEENTIIALDAKMDVDSNALYRHPDVLAMHDPNEDDPTEAEAAKFNLNYINLGGNVGNMVNGAGLAMATMDIIKQAGAEPANFLDVGGGANAEMVENGFRIILSDSKVKGILINIFGGILRCDILAQGVVQAAKKIQLSVPVVVRMEGTNVEEGRRILSESGLKLINATDLADAAKKVAEIVA, from the coding sequence ATGAAGATTCACGAATACCAGGCGAAAGAGCTTTTTCGCAAATACAAAGTGCCGACCCCCGAAGGCGGTGTGAGTACCACCATTGAAGGGGTTGAGAATATTGCCGCGGAACTTGGCCTGCCGGTTGCCGTCAAGGCCCAGATTCATGCAGGCGGAAGAGGTAAGGGGGGCGGGGTAAAGGTAGCCCGAAGCAGTGATGAGGTGACCAAGGCCGCCAAGGCAATTCTCGGGATGACCCTTGTTACCAAGCAGACCGGTCCGGAAGGGCGTTTAGTTAAGACAATTTTAGTGGAAAAGGGCGTGGCGATTAAAAAGGAGATGTATCTCTCCATCGTTCCTGATCGCAGCACGGCGACGGTGACGATTATCGCCAGCCAGGATGGCGGTATGGACATTGAAGAAGTTGCCGCAAAAACGCCGGAAAGAATTATTAAGGTACAGGTCAATCCACTGATCGGTATTCGGGGCTACCATGTCGCCCGGATGATGTTCGGATTGGAGCTTCCCAAAGAGGTCATGAAGGAGTTTTCGGCAATTCTCCGGAACCTATACAACCTCTTTGTCGATTATGACTGCTCGCTGGTCGAGATCAATCCATTGATCATTACCGAGGAAAACACCATTATTGCCCTTGATGCAAAAATGGATGTTGATTCCAACGCGCTATACCGGCATCCCGATGTATTGGCGATGCACGACCCAAATGAGGATGATCCGACCGAGGCCGAGGCGGCAAAATTTAACCTCAACTATATCAATCTCGGTGGTAACGTTGGCAATATGGTCAACGGCGCCGGATTGGCCATGGCTACCATGGATATTATTAAGCAGGCCGGAGCGGAACCGGCGAATTTTCTCGATGTCGGCGGTGGCGCCAATGCCGAGATGGTCGAAAACGGGTTTCGCATTATCCTCAGCGATTCCAAGGTAAAAGGAATTCTTATCAATATTTTCGGCGGCATCCTCCGCTGCGATATATTGGCACAGGGCGTTGTCCAGGCAGCCAAAAAGATTCAGCTGTCGGTGCCGGTTGTTGTCAGGATGGAGGGAACCAATGTTGAGGAAGGGCGGCGGATTCTCAGTGAATCCGGATTGAAATTAATCAACGCTACCGATCTGGCCGATGCAGCAAAGAAGGTTGCCGAAATCGTCGCCTAA